From the Alloalcanivorax dieselolei B5 genome, one window contains:
- a CDS encoding YeaH/YhbH family protein: MSYIIDRRLNGKHKSAVNRQRFLQRYRRHIREAVNDAVGKRSIKEMEQGERIVIPRKDISEPNFHHGPGGQRNIVHPGNREFQQGDRIKRPSGGGGQGSGSGQASDSGEGEDDFAFEIDPQEFLNFLFEDLALPNLVKRHLEGTRTFQIRHGGIVSHGMPAKINIVRSMRQASMRRRALTAASRRKLRELEAERETLLQQDQSPQRQARLAELDEHIERLRRRIDRIPFIDTVDLRYNHHIKVPVPVSRAVMFCIMDVSGSMNQDMKDLAKRFFLLLYLFLQRNYQHTEVVFIRHHTSAKEVDEEEFFYSRETGGTIVSSALKLARDIIKERYPVEEWNIYGAQASDGDNWNDDSPGCAELLEKELLPRMQHFSYVEVMPRAHQALWDQYEGIMDRHPDVFSMAQIDDPADIYPVFRQLFHKRMEAA; the protein is encoded by the coding sequence ATGAGCTATATCATCGACCGGCGTCTCAACGGCAAGCACAAGAGCGCAGTCAATCGGCAACGGTTCCTGCAGCGCTACCGACGCCATATTCGCGAGGCGGTCAATGATGCGGTAGGGAAGCGCTCGATCAAGGAAATGGAACAAGGCGAGCGCATCGTCATTCCCCGCAAGGACATTTCCGAGCCCAACTTTCATCATGGCCCCGGCGGGCAGCGCAACATCGTCCACCCGGGCAACCGGGAGTTCCAGCAAGGCGACCGCATCAAGCGCCCCAGTGGCGGTGGCGGCCAGGGCAGCGGCTCCGGCCAGGCCAGCGACAGTGGCGAAGGCGAGGATGATTTCGCCTTTGAAATCGACCCACAGGAGTTCCTGAACTTCCTGTTCGAGGATCTGGCGTTACCCAATCTGGTCAAGCGCCATCTGGAGGGCACCCGCACCTTCCAGATCCGCCACGGCGGCATCGTCAGCCACGGTATGCCCGCCAAGATCAACATCGTCCGCTCCATGCGCCAGGCCTCCATGCGCCGGCGCGCGCTGACCGCGGCCAGCCGGCGCAAACTGCGCGAATTGGAGGCGGAACGGGAAACCTTATTGCAACAGGACCAATCTCCTCAGCGCCAGGCCCGTCTGGCGGAACTGGACGAGCACATCGAGCGCCTGCGCCGGCGTATCGACCGGATCCCCTTCATCGATACCGTGGATCTGCGCTACAACCACCACATCAAGGTCCCCGTGCCGGTGAGCCGGGCGGTGATGTTCTGCATCATGGATGTCTCCGGTTCCATGAATCAGGACATGAAGGACCTGGCAAAGCGTTTCTTCCTGCTGCTGTACTTGTTTTTACAAAGGAACTACCAGCATACAGAGGTGGTGTTCATACGCCACCACACCAGTGCCAAGGAAGTGGATGAGGAAGAATTCTTCTATTCCCGGGAAACCGGCGGCACCATCGTTTCCAGTGCACTGAAGCTGGCCCGGGACATCATCAAGGAACGTTACCCGGTGGAAGAGTGGAACATCTACGGGGCCCAGGCCTCGGACGGCGATAACTGGAACGACGACTCCCCCGGCTGCGCCGAGTTGCTGGAGAAGGAATTGCTGCCCCGCATGCAGCACTTTTCCTACGTGGAAGTGATGCCCCGTGCCCATCAGGCGCTCTGGGACCAGTACGAGGGCATCATGGACCGACATCCGGATGTCTTCTCCATGGCGCAGATCGACGACCCGGCGGATATTTATCCGGTTTTCCGCCAGCTATTCCATAAACGCATGGAGGCCGCCTGA
- a CDS encoding PrkA family serine protein kinase: MSIISHYQARFDATQQEELSLEEYLALCKSDPSAYASAPERMLMAIGEPELVDTSKDPRLSRIFSNKIIRRYPAFDEFYGLEEVIENIVSYFRHAAQGLEEKKQILYLLGPVGGGKSSLAEKLKALMQKVPFYAIKGSPVNESPLSVFDADEDGPILEEEYGIPRRYVRTIMSPWAVKRLHEYGGDISQFRVVKCYPSILDQIAISKTEPGDENNQDISALVGKVDIRKLEDFSQDDPDSYAFSGGLCRANQGLMEFVEMFKAPIKVLHPLLTATQEGNYNGTEHMGAIPFDGIVLAHSNEAEWHTFKNNKNNEAFIDRVYIVKVPYCLRVTEEQMIYEKLLRNSSLRDAQCAPDTLHMLAQFSVLTRISEPENSSIYSKVRVYDGENLKDVDPRAKSIQEYRDMAGVDEGMDGLSTRFAFKILSKVFNFDHSEIAANPVHLIHVLEQRIEQEQFPQERQEQFHRFIKEYLVPRYVEFIGKEIQTAYLESYSEYGQNIFDRYVTYADFWIQDQEFRDPDTGEIFDRQSLNEELEKIEKPAGISNPKDFRNEVVNFVLRARANNSGRNPSWLSYQKLRDVIEKKMFSNTEELLPVISFNPKGSEEDRRKHDNFVKRMMDRGYTEKQVRLLSEWYLRVRKAQ; the protein is encoded by the coding sequence ATGAGCATTATCAGCCATTATCAGGCCCGGTTTGACGCCACTCAGCAGGAGGAGTTATCCCTGGAGGAGTATCTGGCGCTCTGCAAGAGCGACCCCAGCGCCTACGCCAGCGCTCCCGAGCGCATGCTCATGGCAATCGGTGAGCCTGAACTGGTGGACACCTCCAAGGATCCACGGCTTTCCCGGATCTTTTCCAACAAAATCATTCGTCGCTATCCCGCCTTCGACGAGTTCTACGGCCTCGAAGAGGTCATCGAGAATATCGTCAGCTACTTCCGCCACGCCGCCCAGGGGCTGGAAGAAAAGAAACAGATTCTCTACCTGCTGGGCCCGGTTGGCGGCGGCAAATCCTCCCTGGCGGAGAAGCTCAAGGCGTTGATGCAAAAGGTGCCGTTCTACGCCATCAAGGGGTCGCCGGTGAACGAGTCCCCCTTGTCCGTGTTCGACGCTGACGAGGACGGCCCTATTCTCGAGGAAGAATATGGCATCCCACGCCGTTACGTGCGCACCATCATGTCGCCCTGGGCGGTCAAGCGTTTGCACGAATACGGCGGCGATATCAGCCAGTTCCGGGTGGTGAAATGCTACCCCTCCATACTGGATCAGATCGCCATATCGAAAACCGAACCCGGCGACGAAAACAATCAGGACATCTCCGCTCTGGTGGGCAAGGTGGACATTCGCAAACTGGAGGATTTCTCCCAGGACGACCCGGATTCCTACGCCTTCTCCGGCGGCCTGTGCCGGGCCAATCAGGGCCTGATGGAATTCGTCGAGATGTTCAAGGCGCCGATCAAGGTGCTGCATCCTCTGCTCACCGCCACCCAGGAGGGCAACTACAACGGTACCGAGCACATGGGCGCGATCCCCTTCGACGGCATCGTGCTGGCTCACTCCAACGAAGCCGAGTGGCACACCTTCAAGAACAACAAGAACAACGAGGCGTTCATCGACCGTGTCTACATCGTCAAGGTGCCTTACTGCCTGCGCGTCACCGAAGAACAGATGATCTACGAGAAGCTGTTGCGCAACTCCAGTCTGCGTGACGCTCAGTGCGCCCCGGACACGCTGCACATGCTGGCTCAGTTCTCGGTGTTAACGCGGATCAGCGAACCAGAGAATTCCAGCATTTACTCCAAGGTGCGCGTTTACGACGGTGAGAACCTGAAGGACGTGGACCCGAGAGCCAAGTCGATTCAGGAATACCGGGATATGGCCGGCGTCGACGAAGGCATGGACGGCCTGTCCACCCGTTTTGCCTTCAAGATCCTCTCCAAGGTGTTCAACTTCGATCATTCCGAGATAGCGGCCAACCCGGTGCACCTGATCCACGTTCTCGAACAGCGCATCGAGCAGGAGCAATTCCCTCAGGAACGCCAGGAGCAATTCCACCGCTTCATCAAGGAATATCTGGTTCCGCGCTACGTGGAATTCATCGGCAAGGAAATCCAGACCGCGTATCTGGAATCCTACTCCGAGTATGGGCAAAACATTTTCGATCGTTATGTCACTTATGCCGACTTCTGGATTCAGGACCAAGAATTCCGTGACCCGGATACCGGCGAAATCTTCGATCGCCAGTCACTCAATGAGGAACTGGAAAAAATCGAGAAGCCGGCGGGCATTTCCAACCCGAAGGATTTCCGCAACGAGGTGGTCAACTTCGTGCTGCGGGCGCGGGCCAACAACAGCGGCCGCAATCCGAGCTGGCTCAGCTATCAGAAGCTCCGTGATGTCATCGAAAAGAAAATGTTCTCCAATACCGAGGAGCTGTTGCCGGTTATTTCCTTCAACCCGAAAGGCAGCGAAGAGGATCGTCGCAAACACGATAACTTCGTCAAACGCATGATGGATCGCGGCTACACCGAGAAACAGGTTCGGCTGCTTTCCGAATGGTACCTGCGGGTCCGCAAGGCGCAATGA
- a CDS encoding symmetrical bis(5'-nucleosyl)-tetraphosphatase has translation MSTYAIGDIQGCLAPFEALLERIRFNADRDQLVLAGDLVNRGPDSLGTLRRIHDLRDNVLTVLGNHDLHLLAVAHGQTHARSKDTLAEILEAEDRGPLLDWLQRQPLLIDLPEFNAVMAHAGMPPLWSLEQARERAGEITAVLADGDRAETFFAHMYGNEPAGWRDDLQGPERWRVITNHFTRMRFVNDAGELDLGSKGEADQPPEGYMPWFEHPRRRNLGRRILFGHWAALEGRASASDVEPLDTGCVWGGQLTALRLEDGHRIACECR, from the coding sequence ATGAGCACCTACGCCATCGGCGACATCCAGGGCTGCCTGGCCCCCTTCGAGGCTCTGCTGGAGCGGATTCGCTTCAATGCGGACCGCGATCAACTGGTCCTGGCCGGGGACCTGGTCAATCGCGGCCCGGACTCGCTCGGCACCCTGCGCCGAATCCATGATTTGCGGGACAATGTCCTCACCGTACTGGGCAATCATGATCTGCACCTGCTGGCGGTGGCCCACGGCCAGACACACGCCAGGAGCAAGGATACCCTGGCGGAGATCCTTGAGGCGGAGGACCGGGGCCCCCTGCTGGACTGGCTGCAGCGCCAACCGCTGCTGATCGACCTGCCCGAATTCAACGCGGTGATGGCCCACGCCGGCATGCCGCCTCTGTGGAGCCTGGAACAGGCCCGGGAACGGGCCGGGGAAATCACCGCGGTGCTCGCCGATGGCGACCGGGCGGAAACCTTTTTCGCGCACATGTACGGCAACGAACCCGCGGGATGGCGTGATGATCTGCAAGGTCCGGAGCGGTGGCGAGTGATCACCAACCATTTCACCCGCATGCGCTTCGTCAACGATGCCGGTGAACTGGATCTGGGCAGCAAAGGCGAGGCGGATCAGCCCCCCGAGGGCTATATGCCCTGGTTTGAACATCCTCGTCGGCGCAACCTGGGCCGTCGCATCCTGTTTGGTCACTGGGCGGCCCTGGAAGGTCGGGCCAGCGCCAGTGACGTGGAACCCCTGGACACCGGCTGCGTATGGGGCGGCCAGCTCACCGCGCTGCGCCTGGAAGACGGCCACCGTATCGCCTGCGAGTGCCGCTGA
- the apaG gene encoding Co2+/Mg2+ efflux protein ApaG, whose amino-acid sequence MSDSDNDAYRIEVFAESEYLPEQSDADQKRWAFAYHIRIINRGSRGARLLTRHWIITDGDQRVQEVHGEGVLGQQPELAPGQEFQYSSGAILETAVGSMRGNYQMLSEDGTCFNAPIPAFTLAADRALH is encoded by the coding sequence ATGAGCGACAGTGACAACGATGCCTACCGCATCGAGGTGTTCGCGGAAAGCGAGTACCTGCCGGAGCAAAGCGACGCCGACCAGAAGCGCTGGGCGTTCGCCTACCACATCCGCATCATCAACCGCGGCAGCCGGGGCGCGCGCCTGCTGACCCGGCACTGGATCATCACCGACGGCGACCAGCGCGTACAGGAAGTCCACGGCGAAGGCGTTCTCGGCCAGCAGCCGGAGCTGGCGCCGGGCCAGGAGTTCCAGTATTCCAGCGGCGCCATCCTGGAAACCGCCGTCGGCAGCATGCGCGGCAACTATCAGATGCTGTCCGAGGACGGCACCTGCTTCAATGCGCCGATCCCGGCTTTCACCCTGGCCGCCGATCGGGCCCTGCATTGA
- the rsmA gene encoding 16S rRNA (adenine(1518)-N(6)/adenine(1519)-N(6))-dimethyltransferase RsmA — protein MTEHRARKRFGQHFLHDPGIIDRLVRTVAPMAGQKLVEIGPGRGALTYPLLEQVAHLDVVELDRDLIHLLREAVPEERLTIHQADALRFDFRPLAGDLKLRVVGNLPYNISTPLIFHLLEQAEVIGDMTFMLQKEVVDRLTAAPGTSDYGRLSVMVQYHCQADYLFFVPPGAFQPPPKVDSAVVRLTPHATVPWPARDPVYLGKLVNQAFTQRRKAVRNALKTLVEPDIFDALGIDPGLRPDHLSVADYVALANATG, from the coding sequence ATGACCGAACACCGCGCCCGCAAACGCTTCGGGCAGCACTTTCTGCATGACCCGGGCATCATTGATCGCCTGGTCCGCACGGTGGCCCCCATGGCCGGCCAGAAGCTGGTGGAAATCGGCCCCGGACGCGGCGCGCTCACCTATCCATTACTGGAGCAGGTGGCGCATCTGGACGTGGTGGAACTGGACCGCGACCTGATCCATTTACTGCGCGAGGCGGTACCGGAAGAACGTCTGACCATCCATCAGGCGGACGCCCTGCGTTTCGACTTTCGCCCCCTGGCCGGCGACCTCAAGCTGCGGGTGGTGGGCAATTTGCCGTACAATATTTCAACCCCCTTGATCTTCCACCTGCTGGAGCAGGCGGAAGTGATCGGCGACATGACATTCATGTTGCAAAAGGAGGTGGTGGACCGGCTCACCGCGGCGCCGGGCACGAGCGATTACGGCCGGCTGTCGGTGATGGTGCAATACCACTGTCAGGCGGATTATCTGTTCTTCGTGCCCCCGGGCGCGTTCCAGCCGCCGCCCAAGGTGGATTCCGCCGTGGTCAGACTGACCCCGCACGCCACCGTGCCCTGGCCGGCCCGGGATCCGGTCTATCTTGGCAAATTGGTCAATCAGGCCTTCACCCAACGCCGCAAGGCGGTGCGCAATGCGCTGAAGACCCTGGTGGAACCGGACATTTTCGATGCCCTGGGCATCGACCCCGGCTTGCGCCCCGACCATCTTTCGGTGGCGGATTACGTCGCGCTGGCCAACGCCACCGGCTGA
- the pdxA gene encoding 4-hydroxythreonine-4-phosphate dehydrogenase PdxA, with translation MTAPIVITSGDPAGIGPDLMLDLPSRYADTALVVLADRQVLHDRARLLGVQATWPQWQPGDAPPTGPVLWHCPAGAPVTAGQPDPATGNGTLTMLGRAARGCLDGHFAALVTAPVAKSIIREGADPAFTGHTEFFAEQAGVDQVVMMLAAKTLRVALATTHLPLSQVAAAITGPALEATLRILCQDLRDKFAIDSPRILVLGLNPHAGEGGHLGREELEIIEPALEKLRRQGLRLTGPVPADTAFQPALLAQHDAVLAMYHDQGLPVLKYAGFGEAVNITLGLPFIRTSVDHGTAFDLAGSGRIRAGSLHAAIDLALELVEKRSS, from the coding sequence ATGACCGCGCCGATTGTCATCACCAGCGGCGACCCGGCGGGTATCGGCCCGGATCTGATGCTGGATCTGCCCAGCCGCTATGCCGACACCGCCCTTGTCGTGCTGGCGGATCGGCAGGTATTGCATGATCGCGCCCGGCTGCTGGGTGTCCAGGCGACCTGGCCGCAATGGCAACCCGGCGACGCCCCGCCCACCGGCCCGGTCCTTTGGCACTGCCCCGCCGGAGCCCCCGTCACCGCCGGACAGCCGGACCCGGCCACCGGCAACGGCACCCTGACGATGCTCGGCCGGGCCGCCCGGGGCTGTCTGGACGGCCATTTCGCCGCCCTGGTCACGGCACCGGTGGCCAAAAGCATCATCCGTGAAGGCGCCGATCCCGCGTTTACCGGGCACACCGAATTCTTCGCCGAGCAGGCCGGCGTGGATCAGGTGGTGATGATGCTGGCCGCCAAGACCCTGCGCGTGGCCCTCGCCACCACCCATTTACCCCTGTCCCAGGTGGCGGCGGCGATCACCGGGCCCGCCCTGGAAGCCACCCTGCGGATCCTGTGCCAGGATTTGCGCGACAAGTTCGCCATCGACTCGCCTCGTATTCTGGTGCTGGGGCTGAACCCCCACGCTGGCGAAGGCGGCCATCTGGGGCGGGAAGAGCTTGAGATCATCGAGCCGGCGCTGGAGAAGCTGCGCCGGCAAGGCCTGCGGCTCACCGGGCCGGTACCCGCCGACACCGCCTTCCAACCGGCGCTGCTGGCGCAACACGACGCGGTGTTGGCCATGTATCATGATCAAGGCCTGCCGGTGCTCAAGTACGCCGGCTTCGGCGAAGCCGTGAATATCACCCTGGGGCTGCCGTTCATCCGCACTTCGGTGGACCACGGCACCGCCTTCGATCTGGCCGGCAGCGGGCGTATCCGGGCCGGCAGTTTGCACGCCGCCATCGACCTGGCTCTGGAACTGGTGGAGAAACGTTCCTCATGA
- a CDS encoding peptidylprolyl isomerase: protein MNRALSTLLTFCLCLGLAVNAQAQVRILDRIVAVVNDGAIMESELQSRVAAIVGQFEADNRPLPPAQVLREQVLDRMIIERIQLQLAERGGIRVDDGSLNQALTGIARQNNMTLEQFASMVRGDGYSWAEFREQVRDDMVISRLQQRSVSSRVRITDREVDRFLNSDLGRRMFAADFHLGHILVQVPSGASPEQLEQARNKANGIVQRLRGGADFAETAVEQSDGPQALEGGDLGWRPAAQWPTLFAETAIDMQAGEISEPLRSGAGYHILKMIERRGGGGEHVVTQYRVRHVLIQSDALTTQDQARTEAQRLHQQVVNGSVSLADAAREHSDDPGSRNQGGELGWVTPGQMVPEFEQMMESTPVGQVSPVFQTQFGYHFLLVEEQREADMSDEFRQMRARQALQKQRFDEELQTWLQEKRAEAYVDIRLDQ, encoded by the coding sequence ATGAATAGGGCTTTGTCGACGTTACTGACCTTCTGTCTGTGTCTGGGCCTGGCAGTCAATGCCCAGGCTCAGGTGCGGATCCTTGACCGCATCGTCGCGGTGGTCAACGACGGCGCCATCATGGAAAGTGAGCTGCAGTCCCGGGTTGCCGCCATCGTTGGTCAGTTCGAGGCGGACAATCGCCCCCTGCCCCCGGCCCAGGTGCTGCGCGAGCAGGTACTCGACCGCATGATCATCGAGCGCATTCAACTGCAACTGGCGGAGCGCGGTGGTATCCGCGTGGATGACGGCAGTCTCAATCAGGCGCTGACGGGCATCGCCCGGCAGAACAACATGACACTGGAACAATTCGCCAGCATGGTCCGCGGCGACGGCTACTCCTGGGCCGAGTTCCGCGAGCAGGTGCGCGACGATATGGTGATTTCCCGCCTGCAGCAGCGTTCCGTTTCCTCCCGGGTACGCATCACCGACCGGGAAGTGGACCGCTTCCTCAATTCCGACCTGGGCCGACGCATGTTCGCCGCCGACTTCCATCTTGGCCATATTCTGGTGCAAGTCCCCAGCGGCGCCTCTCCCGAGCAGCTTGAACAGGCCCGGAACAAAGCCAACGGCATCGTTCAGCGCCTGCGCGGCGGCGCCGACTTCGCCGAAACCGCGGTGGAACAATCCGACGGCCCGCAAGCACTGGAAGGCGGCGACCTCGGCTGGCGGCCGGCGGCCCAATGGCCAACCCTGTTCGCCGAGACCGCCATCGACATGCAAGCAGGCGAAATCTCCGAGCCGCTGCGCTCCGGCGCCGGTTATCACATTCTGAAAATGATTGAGCGTCGCGGTGGCGGCGGCGAGCACGTGGTCACCCAGTATCGGGTACGGCACGTGCTGATCCAGTCGGACGCGCTGACCACCCAGGATCAGGCCCGGACCGAAGCCCAGCGCCTGCATCAGCAAGTGGTCAACGGCAGCGTCAGCCTGGCCGATGCGGCCCGTGAGCATTCCGATGATCCCGGTAGCCGCAATCAGGGTGGCGAGCTGGGCTGGGTCACCCCCGGTCAGATGGTGCCGGAGTTCGAGCAAATGATGGAATCCACTCCGGTGGGCCAGGTGTCTCCGGTGTTCCAGACCCAGTTCGGTTACCACTTCCTGCTGGTGGAGGAACAACGGGAGGCGGACATGAGTGACGAATTCCGCCAGATGCGCGCCCGCCAGGCCCTGCAAAAACAACGGTTCGACGAAGAACTGCAAACCTGGCTGCAGGAAAAGCGGGCGGAAGCCTACGTCGATATCCGACTGGATCAATGA
- a CDS encoding LPS-assembly protein LptD produces the protein MPLHSRLMFSCLVLGFATTAAAKDDLNWVDREAMKELPEVLQRPIPVWCGGIYYNPRVGPRAETSDTIITADQTSASEDGLIEMSGDVLIEQPGSRVVTNSALFDRSSGKFEVDTPLRLESNQFTFLADSMSGQTSSRQVSLGNARYSLFGPGAHGSAEYIDQVSNLTSVFNGTYTTCPPGSNGWRLSGEQILLDRDKGWGEARNVVLRVRDVPLFYLPWITFPIDDRRKSGLLFPTISTSDSGGLDFSQPIYLNLHPQMDATVAPRYVDGRGVGLETEFRYLTPYGQGQVSYGVLFQDREFDDQDRELAAWRHDGSIGRWGLHVDMNYVSDDFYFKDLDTGLQVSSQTHLPRVGELRYYGQTWQALGRLQAWQTIDPTLSDDLHPYRRLPQLQLTGRPHLAGPLRLLWLSDVTAFDRSDKDTSNNPTGVRMHAQPALSARLENNWGYVEPRARLYHTRYQLDDGGPSGSEPSLNTWGASLDAGMFFERSTNLFGRGYTQTLEPRVFVNKVAYEYQDDLPDFDAGELTFSYNTLFRENRYIGYDRIGDEEKIAVGLTSRFLRDDDGREQLRLRVGQGYYLDDRRVQLDGTGEDTADQTPAVADMRWNFGRDWYLYSEGQWDTSGGQRQRSTLRLGYNDRERRIFNLGFHDRPEDNLRQSEVAAIWPIHRNWRLIGRWMYDVENHRTQETLAGAEYRNCCWRVRLVSQRELYDDNGDGTLEPDSTVMLQIEMTGLGGFGGRVDSLLERSISGYRREYE, from the coding sequence ATGCCACTGCACTCACGACTGATGTTTTCCTGCCTGGTGCTGGGTTTCGCCACCACCGCGGCAGCCAAGGACGATCTGAACTGGGTTGACCGTGAGGCAATGAAGGAGCTTCCCGAGGTGCTGCAACGCCCCATTCCGGTGTGGTGCGGCGGCATCTATTACAACCCCCGGGTCGGCCCGCGGGCGGAAACCAGCGACACCATCATTACCGCCGATCAGACCAGCGCGTCCGAGGACGGTCTGATCGAAATGAGCGGCGATGTCCTGATTGAGCAGCCCGGTTCCCGGGTGGTCACCAATTCCGCCCTGTTCGACCGCAGCAGCGGCAAGTTTGAAGTGGACACCCCGCTGCGCCTGGAGTCCAATCAATTCACCTTTCTCGCCGACTCCATGAGCGGCCAGACCAGCAGCCGCCAGGTCAGCCTGGGCAATGCCCGCTATTCGCTGTTCGGCCCCGGCGCCCATGGCTCCGCCGAGTATATCGATCAGGTCAGCAACCTGACCTCGGTGTTCAATGGCACCTACACCACCTGTCCGCCCGGCTCCAACGGCTGGCGCCTCTCCGGCGAGCAGATCCTGCTGGACCGTGACAAGGGCTGGGGTGAGGCGCGCAACGTGGTGTTACGGGTCAGGGACGTGCCGCTATTCTATTTGCCCTGGATCACTTTCCCCATTGATGACCGGCGCAAATCCGGGTTGCTGTTTCCGACCATCAGCACCAGCGACAGTGGTGGCCTGGATTTCTCCCAGCCGATCTACCTGAACTTGCACCCGCAGATGGACGCCACCGTCGCCCCGCGCTATGTGGACGGCCGCGGCGTCGGTCTGGAAACCGAGTTCCGCTATCTGACCCCCTATGGCCAGGGCCAGGTCAGCTACGGCGTGCTGTTCCAGGATCGTGAGTTCGACGATCAGGACCGCGAGCTGGCGGCTTGGCGCCACGACGGCTCCATCGGCCGCTGGGGCCTGCACGTGGACATGAATTATGTGTCCGACGACTTCTACTTCAAGGATCTGGATACCGGTCTGCAGGTGAGCTCGCAGACCCACCTGCCGCGGGTCGGGGAGTTGCGCTATTACGGCCAGACCTGGCAGGCGCTGGGCCGGCTCCAGGCCTGGCAGACCATCGATCCCACCTTGTCGGATGACCTGCATCCCTATCGCCGGCTGCCACAGCTGCAACTGACCGGCAGACCGCATCTGGCCGGTCCTCTGCGATTGTTATGGCTCAGCGACGTTACCGCCTTCGACCGCAGCGACAAGGACACCAGCAACAACCCCACCGGTGTGCGCATGCACGCGCAGCCCGCGCTGTCGGCGCGGCTGGAAAACAACTGGGGTTATGTGGAGCCCAGGGCACGCCTGTACCATACCCGTTATCAACTGGATGACGGCGGCCCCAGTGGCAGCGAGCCCTCCCTCAACACCTGGGGCGCCAGCCTCGACGCCGGCATGTTCTTCGAGCGTTCCACCAACCTGTTCGGCCGCGGCTACACCCAGACCCTGGAACCGCGGGTGTTCGTCAACAAGGTGGCTTACGAGTACCAGGATGACCTGCCGGATTTCGATGCCGGTGAGCTGACCTTCTCCTATAACACCCTGTTCCGGGAAAACCGCTACATCGGCTACGACCGCATCGGCGACGAAGAGAAAATCGCGGTGGGCTTGACCAGCCGTTTCCTGCGCGACGACGATGGCCGCGAACAACTACGCCTGCGTGTCGGCCAGGGCTACTACCTGGACGACCGCAGGGTGCAACTGGACGGCACCGGGGAAGACACCGCCGACCAGACACCGGCGGTGGCCGACATGCGATGGAACTTTGGCCGCGATTGGTACCTCTACTCCGAAGGCCAATGGGATACCTCCGGCGGCCAGCGCCAGCGTTCCACCCTGCGGCTCGGCTACAACGACCGCGAGCGGCGGATTTTCAACCTGGGCTTCCACGACCGTCCGGAGGATAATCTGCGGCAATCGGAAGTGGCGGCGATCTGGCCGATCCATCGCAATTGGCGGCTGATCGGCCGCTGGATGTACGACGTGGAAAACCACCGCACCCAGGAAACCCTGGCGGGCGCGGAATACCGAAACTGCTGCTGGCGGGTACGGCTGGTGAGCCAGCGGGAACTCTACGACGATAATGGGGACGGCACCCTTGAGCCGGACTCCACCGTGATGTTGCAGATTGAAATGACCGGACTGGGCGGCTTTGGCGGGCGAGTGGATTCACTGCTGGAGCGCAGCATTTCCGGATACAGGAGAGAATATGAATAG
- a CDS encoding aminoglycoside phosphotransferase family protein: MQPEKDDRDPRKSALDQWVGEQTGEAVMGVPASVDASFRRYFRYSLQQGSLVAMDAPPSQEDCRPFVDVARRLADAGVNVPRIRASDLPRGYLLLDDLGTDTWLRALNDRNADAWFGQAIDTVVRMQVHADADGLPVYDEALLRRELALFPQWYLRHERSLTPTGEQQERLKRVFDLLVASALEQPRVFVHRDYMPRNLMVTEPNPGVIDFQDAVLGPISYDPICLFKDAFISWPEPRVLDWLRLYHQRGLDAGLPLPEFDTFLRWCDLMGVQRHLKVIGIFSRIRHRDGKPGYVKDVSRFFAYLRTVIGRRPELADLGRLLDEWACP, translated from the coding sequence ATGCAGCCAGAGAAGGATGATCGGGATCCGCGCAAGTCCGCGTTGGATCAATGGGTTGGTGAACAGACCGGCGAGGCGGTGATGGGTGTGCCGGCGTCCGTGGATGCCAGTTTTCGCCGCTATTTTCGTTATTCGCTGCAGCAGGGCTCGCTGGTGGCAATGGACGCGCCGCCGTCACAGGAAGACTGCCGGCCCTTTGTCGACGTGGCCCGGCGACTGGCCGACGCCGGCGTCAATGTGCCCCGGATCCGCGCCAGCGATCTGCCGCGTGGCTATCTGTTGTTGGATGACCTCGGCACGGATACCTGGTTGCGGGCCCTGAATGACCGCAACGCCGATGCCTGGTTCGGTCAGGCCATCGATACCGTGGTACGGATGCAGGTCCATGCCGATGCCGACGGCTTGCCGGTCTATGACGAGGCGCTGTTGCGCCGGGAGCTGGCGCTGTTCCCGCAATGGTATCTGCGGCATGAACGCTCCTTGACACCCACCGGGGAACAGCAGGAGCGTCTGAAACGAGTGTTTGATCTGCTGGTGGCGTCGGCTTTGGAGCAGCCCCGGGTGTTCGTGCACCGGGACTATATGCCGCGCAACCTGATGGTGACCGAGCCCAATCCGGGGGTCATCGACTTCCAGGACGCGGTGCTCGGCCCGATCAGCTACGATCCGATCTGTCTGTTCAAGGATGCGTTCATCAGCTGGCCCGAGCCGCGGGTGCTGGACTGGCTGCGGCTATACCATCAGCGCGGTCTGGACGCGGGTTTGCCTCTGCCGGAGTTCGATACCTTTCTGCGCTGGTGTGACCTGATGGGGGTCCAGCGTCATTTGAAGGTGATCGGTATCTTTTCCCGGATCCGGCACCGGGACGGCAAACCAGGTTATGTGAAGGACGTGTCCCGCTTCTTCGCCTACCTGCGTACCGTGATCGGCCGCCGTCCGGAATTGGCGGACCTGGGGCGGCTGCTGGACGAATGGGCGTGTCCCTGA